Part of the Prosthecobacter sp. genome, GAGTCGATTTAACGCTTCGGATCAGGCGACGACGAGCGGGAAGCGTCGATGACACGACAGATGCCATACGAGCCGTTGCCTGCATCCGTTTGGTTCGCCCTCGTTTGGCCATGCGACTGCTGTCTTCGGTTGCTCGCTATATGTAGCCTCAGTCATAAAGTGTCGTCGAACGTGCCAAGCTAGTTAGGAATATGCTTAAACATGGCAAGAGCGCAGAGCGGCCAGCCAATAAAGCCGAGCAAACTCAGGGCAAACAATCCGAGTAGGCGCTCAACGAAAACGCCCACAATCGTGAACAATATACCAACAACGAAGATCAGGATCGGTGCCCACCACACAACCGTCCAGCCGTAATAGATCAGATATGCTAGTCCCGTAATCATGCCAGCAATGGCCGAGAGCGTCAAAATAGCCTCGAATCCCTTGCTCGACCCACGGAAGGAACGCACATGAAGCTGCTGGTAAAAAACAAACATACCGAACAGGCAGTAGAAAAGGACTGAGAGCCAAGAGATGGATTGCATGTCTCTGGAGGATTGGGTTCTTGGGCGTCTCGGATCAGGCGACGGCGAGCGGAAAGATTCGATGACACGACAGATGCCATACGAGCCGTTGCCTGCATCCGTTTTTTTAGGCCGGTTCGTCCGTCGGTTTTGGTTCATGAAGGTCTTTGCTGACATCGGTGGTCAAGAGTGTGCGGTCGTAATATTGGGCGATGTAATCCTGAAATAACGCGCCTAGCAGAGACAGAAGCGAAACAAGAACCAAGAGGTAGAAGGTCGCTCGGCCCTCGACTGCAAAAAGCAAATAATGCCAGTCGTGACCGCGAATGGCCGGAGACAGAAGGCGCCCGATGACGGCACCTGCGCCGATGGCCCAGGCACACCCGTAAAGGAAATGAATCTGTGATGACCACAGATCCATGTTCCGTTGGAAGTTCGGATGTTTAGAGCGGCGGACCCAACGCACGTAATCCCGCTTGTAAGTATTGATGAGGAACGAATCCGACTTGGGCAAGGCGGGCGTTGGATACTGATGGTCGAGACACCACCTGATAAACTGTACGATAGGACGATGAAGAAGAGCGCGGTGTAGAGTATAAATGAAGCTGCCAGCTACCATGGCGACGAGAGCGAGGCCGGTACCCTCAGACAACCCGACGCCGCCAGAAAGTGCAGCGTCGAAACCAGTGCGAGTCAGCGCCAATGCGAGCAAGAGCGCGCCGCCGCTAAATCCGTAGCGAAGGAGGTCGGAAAAGTTGAGCTTCTCTAGCATGAGAGCGTATAAGTGGCCGAACAGTGAAGATGGTTAACAGATCGTGAGGTTTGTCAGCAGCTTTATAGCCAACGGTTTTGTCGGAAAAGTACGGGCTGTGGCACCCATGGGTGTCGTTTTACACTCCTATGCCGTTGCTGGGCAACAAAAATGTCGGTTTACGCGCTGTGGGCGGATATTGAAGGGCGAAAAATATCCACAAGAGGACGCCTCAGCTCAGCAGCGCACCAAACAATACCCGAAGTCCATCTCCCAGCCGGTGGCGGTCTTGGTCACGGGGATGGCGGGAGCGAGGCGGTAGAGGAGACGGCGGCCGTCTTGCGGGTTCTCCGCCGTCACCACCAGACCGGCACCGCGCAAATTGACAAGGTGCTTGAGCGTGGCGTCCAAGCGCTTGCTCACGCTGCCTGCCAAAGCGGTGGTGGTGAGGCCTTGGCCGGGGGCGAGGATCTGGAGAAGCCGCCGACGGGTGGGATCGCCGAGATGCGGCATAGACGGTATCCGCCGGAATCACCTGAGGTGGCGGCGCGGGCAGGGTGGGAGGCGCGGCTGGCGTGCTCATGGTGAGATTCTGCCCGCTCCGAGCCTGTTGACAAGCCCCACGGCTCCGCAATCGGCGTGCCCGAGGCTCCCAACAAGCAGGATGGCTCCGCAATCGACGCGTCCGAGTCTCCCGACAAGCGGGACGGCTCCGCAATTGGGCTGCCGGAGCGGCCTCAGGCTGGAATCGGCCCTCCTTTTGAGGGTTATGCGGCCCCAACAGGCTGCGGGAGCGGGGCGAGATCGGGCGGGAGGAAGGTGGTCTTGGCCTCGGGCGACATGATGCGGTCGCGGGAGTAGAAGAGGAGCAGGGTGCGCTTGTCGCGGAGCTGGGTCTGGGCGTCGAAGAAGGCGTCGGCGGATGCCGCCGGGCCGAACTGGCGGAGGGTGGTGTGGACGAGATGGAGCCAGGCCTGCGTCATCGTCTCGTGATAACCGCCGGTGGGCGTGTCCTGGATGCCATGCGTGGCATTGTAGGCCTTGATGCCGCTGCTCAGTCGCTCCAGCGCCTCAGCATGAGAAAAACGGTTCAGGTAGAGATAGGCGACCTTGAGGTGGGCGCGGTGATTCCACTGCTCGTGCGGGAAGGAGTGATCTTCGAAGCGGCGGAGGTGTTCTGCGTCAGTCATGGAGCCGATTTAGTGCCCGTCTGGTCCAGCATCATGGCCCTTTTTGAAACGTGCCACCTCATCTTCAGGAATAGGCATGAGGCGCATGAGAAGTGTCTTCAAATCACGAAAACCATCGGTGTGGTTCTCCCAAGCAGCTCCTCTGCCGTATTCCATTATGAAATTGCTGCAATACCAACAGATGCTCGTCTCAAAGGCGATCTCTGGGCCGATCCAGACGCGGAGGCCGTGGATCGGGAAATGACATGCGGCACCACCTATGTGCGGCTGACCACCGATGGCATTCGAGAGCACTGGAAGCAATTCTTCACGTTCTTTGGGGGTGCAAAAATGACTGGCGAGAACGGGAGTGTTCTTCGAGTAGGGTTTGATCTC contains:
- a CDS encoding winged helix-turn-helix domain-containing protein, yielding MPHLGDPTRRRLLQILAPGQGLTTTALAGSVSKRLDATLKHLVNLRGAGLVVTAENPQDGRRLLYRLAPAIPVTKTATGWEMDFGYCLVRC